One genomic window of Solanum dulcamara chromosome 12, daSolDulc1.2, whole genome shotgun sequence includes the following:
- the LOC129877658 gene encoding uncharacterized protein At4g38062-like yields MDKVYEELDVVKGEVEKLREECRTKTESLRKAHIDQLSKLQEAKLEIGRQANELFVKSEEIFEVKRLYDDIKSNVHEKESCLQNLSSAHDKLQLDYGKKIGKLEVQNKDLVLALDDATSKIRNLEMQICASNKEINALKQIMSVRQEICVESELKTRASNDLKDGDAIIQKLDEENRIAKDQLKWKSEQFKHLEEAHKRNHDQFKPSKVEWGREKSAMFEEISSLQASLDSQTRISEDLQRQLRMCNQDLAHQESRRRILEMEVSEFRSQFHDSSLVCQEANSKLENLTVKGDEEIGELRNLLRTKEVLFKDVKCTSIQLEQENQDLRRSLKELQESQLQDAASTSALKKLQSNFQYLKQLHRKCSLNLKEKEAEWSSQIGKVAENMKRCMSELKGKEKHIDELDKELEDCHDACDVLTGEISVLVSVLKSEFHSGSKEISTANAGQEPNSKNLEHQKIEQATVLEVELSEYKKMLEESSDCQVHLREQVLKLGNALKDASKEAKDDLDKAREEVKESKLELEKWKAEAGNLKDYLEENQFSQKQEKEILLGILKEREAKIDELQQQITEVKLKIVERTEAVEDLNEEKLHYYQIAEGMDSTIEILQTKISCLEQKLADKDIQNEQIQSDVRKAFDQEKDSFLLIVKEKDRKIQEILKQAKDLAEDMACKEVAFTVLIMAEGLKILEIKEKDKVIAELEVKLDDTHQKLELLNKFLSYSRQKEGQPETLLQESKKELEELNTHFGNQRMHLEGRMQELESQKTDVLEENKKLSVDREELVVQMQGIHGRISELCCEDVELVRHLEKMFENPEEEKEFRERPPF; encoded by the coding sequence ATGGACAAAGTTTATGAGGAGCTAGATGTTGTTAAAGGCGAGGTGGAAAAGCTCAGAGAAGAATGCAGGACCAAAACGGAAAGTCTGAGGAAAGCCCACATCGACCAATTATCAAAACTTCAAGAAGCTAAGTTGGAGATTGGTAGACAGGCAAATGAACTATTTGTTAAATCTGAGGAAATATTTGAGGTCAAGAGACTCTACGATGACATCAAGTCCAATGTACATGAGAAAGAATCATGTCTCCAGAATCTTAGTTCTGCTCATGACAAGCTGCAACTAGATTATGGGAAGAAAATTGGGAAGTTGGAAGTACAAAACAAGGATTTGGTGTTGGCTCTTGATGATGCAACATCCAAAATTCGAAATTTGGAAATGCAGATTTGTGCAAGTAATAAAGAAATCAATGCTCTTAAGCAAATCATGTCAGTTAGGCAGGAAATCTGTGTTGAATCAGAGCTAAAAACAAGGGCATCCAATGATCTGAAAGATGGAGATGCCATCATCCAGaaacttgatgaagaaaatAGGATTGCAAAGGATCAGTTGAAATGGAAGAGTGAACAATTTAAACACCTTGAAGAAGCTCATAAAAGAAACCATGATCAGTTCAAACCCAGTAAGGTGGAGTGGGGCCGGGAAAAGTCAGCAATGTTTGAAGAGATCTCTTCATTGCAAGCAAGTTTGGATTCTCAGACTCGAATCTCAGAAGACCTCCAAAGACAATTGAGGATGTGTAACCAAGATTTAGCTCATCAAGAAAGCAGAAGAAGAATTCTGGAAATGGAAGTGTCTGAGTTTCGATCTCAATTCCATGATAGCTCTTTAGTGTGCCAAGAAGCAAACTCAAAGCTTGAGAACTTGACCGTCAAGGGGGATGAAGAAATTGGAGAGTTAAGAAACTTACTCCGAACGAAAGAAGTACTGTTCAAGGATGTAAAATGCACAAGTATACAGCTTGAACAGGAAAATCAAGATTTACGAAGATCTCTCAAAGAGCTTCAAGAGTCTCAACTCCAGGATGCCGCTTCCACTTCTGCACTTAAGAAGCTCCAAAGCAATTTCCAGTATTTAAAGCAATTACACAGGAAATGTTCCTTAAACCTCAAAGAAAAGGAAGCTGAATGGAGCTCTCAGATAGGAAAAGTGGCAGAAAATATGAAAAGATGCATGTCTGAATTAAAAGGTAAAGAAAAACACATAGACGAGCTAGACAAGGAGCTGGAAGATTGCCATGATGCATGTGATGTTCTTACTGGAGAGATATCTGTCTTAGTCTCAGTTTTAAAATCAGAATTTCATTCTGGTAGCAAGGAGATCTCTACAGCCAACGCGGGACAAGAACCAAATAGCAAAAATCTAGAACATCAAAAGATTGAACAAGCAACCGTTTTAGAGGTAGAACTGAGTGAGTACAAAAAGATGCTTGAAGAGTCATCTGATTGCCAAGTACACCTCAGGGAACAGGTCCTGAAATTGGGTAATGCTCTCAAAGATGCTTCAAAAGAAGCTAAAGACGACCTGGACAAAGCAAGGGAAGAAGTCAAAGAAAGCAAACTTGAACTAGAGAAGTGGAAAGCTGAAGCAGGAAATCTTAAAGACTACCTTGAAGAGAATCAATTTTCCCAAAAGCAAGAGAAGGAGATCTTACTTGGGATTTTGAAGGAGAGAGAAGCTAAAATTGATGAGCTACAACAACAGATTACAGAAGTCAAGTTGAAGATTGTTGAAAGAACAGAGGCAGTGGAAGATTTAAATGAGGAGAAACTACATTACTATCAAATTGCAGAAGGTATGGATAGCACCATAGAAATTCTTCAAACTAAGATTTCTTGCTTGGAGCAAAAGCTGGCTGATAAAGACATTCAGAATGAGCAAATACAATCAGATGTGCGGAAGGCTTTTGATCAGGAGAAGGATAGCTTCTTGCTGATTGTGAAAGAGAAAGACAGGAAAATACAAGAAATTCTCAAACAGGCCAAAGATTTAGCGGAAGATATGGCATGTAAAGAAGTTGCTTTTACAGTTCTGATAATGGCTGAGGGTTTAAAAATACTTGAGATTAAAGAGAAAGACAAGGTGATTGCCGAGTTAGAGGTGAAATTGGATGATACACATCAGAAATTGGAACTCCTAAATAAATTCTTGTCTTATTCAAGGCAGAAGGAGGGGCAGCCGGAAACATTGTTGCAAGAAAGTAAAAAGGAATTGGAAGAGCTGAACACTCATTTTGGCAATCAACGGATGCACTTGGAGGGCCGAATGCAGGAGCTTGAGTCCCAGAAAACTGATGTGcttgaagaaaataagaaactCTCTGTTGATAGGGAGGAATTAGTAGTACAAATGCAAGGAATACATGGAAGAATAAGTGAATTATGCTGCGAAGATGTTGAACTTGTAAGACATTTGGAGAAAATGTTTGAGAACCCCGAGGAAGAGAAAGAGTTTAGGGAGAGACCACCATTCTAG